A window of the Terriglobales bacterium genome harbors these coding sequences:
- a CDS encoding acyltransferase → MPRYEYRTLHPDAEKSFLAFIDHLDKEFDNPNPTHRSEVVRDALHQIYLGRPYALADENEPYDNASVTSQLASRAVAHSFDPRNVTLEPEYYGDIDAKKYEPRKPLIWLWMMFDRSPLGLNHWLGYRMRYMIARHVLKHIGKNVKLFHGIEVSFGYNLTIEDNCVIHKYVLLDDRGELIIHEGSSVSDYANVYSHEHDLNDSMIITNQKTEIGPRARITYHATVMSGVKVGEHGLVGAMGVATKDVPPFNVVAGIPAKTVKVKTIAPERLEGTGEREQERRRR, encoded by the coding sequence ATGCCGCGCTACGAATACCGCACGCTTCATCCCGACGCCGAGAAGAGCTTTCTCGCTTTCATCGATCATCTCGATAAAGAATTCGACAATCCCAATCCGACACATCGTAGCGAGGTCGTGCGCGATGCCCTACATCAGATTTACCTCGGTCGGCCTTACGCGCTCGCAGACGAAAACGAGCCGTACGATAACGCTTCGGTGACCTCGCAGCTTGCGAGTCGAGCAGTTGCTCATTCGTTCGATCCGCGCAACGTCACGCTAGAACCCGAGTATTACGGGGACATCGACGCGAAAAAATATGAGCCGCGCAAGCCACTGATCTGGCTTTGGATGATGTTTGACCGGTCGCCTCTAGGTCTGAATCACTGGCTGGGATACCGCATGCGCTACATGATCGCCCGCCATGTGCTCAAACACATTGGGAAGAACGTGAAGCTGTTCCACGGAATCGAGGTATCATTCGGCTACAACCTTACTATCGAAGACAACTGCGTCATCCATAAGTATGTTCTGCTCGATGATCGCGGCGAACTCATCATTCACGAAGGCAGCTCGGTCTCCGACTACGCCAACGTCTACTCCCACGAGCACGACCTCAATGACTCCATGATCATCACCAACCAGAAGACAGAGATCGGTCCGAGAGCTCGCATCACCTATCACGCCACCGTAATGAGCGGAGTCAAAGTCGGTGAGCATGGACTGGTCGGCGCTATGGGCGTGGCAACGAAAGACGTGCCTCCGTTCAACGTAGTCGCTGGAATTCCGGCAAAGACGGTGAAGGTGAAGACGATAGCTCCGGAGCGGTTAGAGGGGACAGGGGAGAGGGAACAGGAAAGACGCCGACGCTAA